A stretch of Gemmatimonadaceae bacterium DNA encodes these proteins:
- a CDS encoding NAD-dependent epimerase/dehydratase family protein has product MALSPQPPKPLKILILGGTGFIGPHQVEYAMSRGHKVTLFNRGKTNPGLFPKVEKLIGDRNAPDGYAALKGRQWDVVIDNPTQIPRWVREAGAVLAPNVKKYVFVSTLSTYKSRGPIGITETDTHLLHDPAPADAEPPKAAYGPLKVKCEQEAKAVFGDDKTLVVRPGLIVGPGDLTDRFSYWPIRVEQGGEMLAPGTPDDPVAFIDQRDLTEFIVRLCEADATGTYNTVGPRAGLTVSEMLYGCKAVTTSNTRFTWVDADFLLERKLRPYADLPVWMPPRGDSAGWARMNISKALAAGLTFRPLADTARDTLTYFHAQPPERQAALKAGLAPEKEVQVLKEWHAAHG; this is encoded by the coding sequence ATGGCCCTCTCGCCGCAGCCGCCCAAGCCGCTCAAGATTCTCATTCTCGGCGGGACCGGATTCATCGGGCCGCATCAGGTGGAGTACGCGATGTCGCGCGGCCACAAGGTCACGCTCTTCAATCGCGGCAAGACCAACCCCGGGCTGTTCCCCAAGGTCGAGAAGCTCATCGGCGATCGCAACGCGCCCGATGGCTACGCGGCGCTCAAGGGGCGGCAGTGGGATGTGGTGATCGACAATCCCACGCAGATCCCGCGGTGGGTGCGCGAGGCGGGCGCGGTGCTCGCGCCGAACGTGAAGAAGTATGTGTTCGTGAGCACGCTCAGCACGTACAAGAGCCGCGGCCCGATCGGCATCACCGAAACCGATACGCATCTGCTGCACGACCCGGCACCGGCGGACGCCGAGCCCCCCAAGGCGGCGTATGGCCCGCTCAAGGTGAAGTGCGAGCAGGAAGCCAAGGCGGTGTTTGGCGACGACAAGACGCTCGTCGTGCGCCCGGGGCTGATCGTGGGCCCCGGTGATCTCACGGACCGCTTTTCGTACTGGCCGATTCGCGTGGAGCAGGGCGGCGAGATGCTCGCCCCGGGGACGCCGGACGATCCGGTGGCGTTCATTGATCAGCGCGATCTCACCGAATTCATCGTGCGGCTGTGCGAAGCGGATGCCACGGGCACGTACAACACGGTGGGGCCGCGGGCGGGGCTCACGGTGAGCGAGATGCTCTATGGCTGCAAGGCGGTCACCACGAGCAACACGCGCTTCACGTGGGTGGATGCCGACTTCCTGCTCGAGCGGAAGTTGCGCCCGTACGCCGATCTGCCGGTGTGGATGCCGCCCCGTGGCGACAGTGCGGGGTGGGCGCGCATGAATATCAGCAAGGCGCTCGCGGCTGGGCTCACTTTCCGTCCACTGGCCGACACGGCACGCGACACGCTGACGTATTTCCACGCGCAGCCTCCCGAGCGGCAAGCCGCGCTCAAGGCCGGGCTCGCGCCGGAGAAGGAAGTGCAGGTGCTCAAGGAGTGGCATGCCGCGCACGGCTGA
- a CDS encoding MFS transporter, translating to MIRRQIEKLVTVEAGEWKATLLAFVFFFFLLASYFILRSIRDALGVAAGVGTLPWLFTGTLITTLVLQPISAGFVARVPVRRFIPVVYRCFGACLLAFGAAVTWLPHTERWLVPVFWIWTSVFNLFVVSVFWGFMSDTFTAEQAKRLYGFISVGGTVGAMAGSLVTALLAKHVGTGVLVLISWVMLESTVQCVNRFPVSFRGETREREARQGSVGGTAWSGITHVLSSGYMIGICFAMLMFTIGTTVLYFQQAEIVKAAFADRGARTAFLARIDLTVQTLTVLAQLFITGRIIKWLGVAVTLSILPVMSIIGFTTLGFIPAASAVSAFVIFNVLRRAGNYGFWSPGREVLFTVVSPEDKYKAKNFIDTFVYRSGDQIGAWSYALLSARGLPVSEISLLAAPMSAVWLVLTMWLGWKQGRMQRADEASPA from the coding sequence GTGATCCGCCGCCAGATCGAAAAGCTCGTCACGGTGGAAGCGGGAGAATGGAAGGCCACGCTGCTGGCCTTCGTCTTCTTCTTCTTTCTGCTGGCGAGCTATTTCATTCTGCGCTCCATCCGCGATGCGTTGGGTGTGGCGGCCGGCGTGGGCACGTTGCCGTGGCTCTTCACCGGCACGCTGATCACCACGCTGGTGCTGCAGCCGATCTCGGCGGGCTTTGTGGCGCGCGTGCCGGTGCGGCGGTTCATCCCGGTGGTGTATCGCTGCTTTGGCGCCTGTCTGCTGGCCTTCGGGGCCGCGGTCACGTGGCTGCCGCACACGGAGCGGTGGCTCGTCCCCGTCTTCTGGATCTGGACGAGTGTGTTCAACCTGTTCGTGGTGTCGGTGTTCTGGGGCTTCATGTCCGACACCTTCACCGCGGAGCAGGCCAAGCGCCTGTACGGCTTCATTTCCGTGGGCGGCACGGTGGGCGCGATGGCCGGCTCGCTGGTGACGGCGCTGCTGGCCAAGCACGTCGGGACCGGCGTGCTCGTGCTGATCTCCTGGGTGATGCTCGAAAGCACAGTGCAGTGCGTCAACCGCTTTCCGGTGAGCTTTCGCGGCGAGACGCGCGAGCGCGAAGCGCGCCAGGGGAGCGTGGGAGGCACGGCGTGGAGCGGCATCACGCACGTGCTGAGCAGCGGCTACATGATCGGCATCTGCTTCGCGATGCTGATGTTCACGATCGGCACCACCGTGCTGTACTTCCAGCAGGCCGAGATCGTGAAGGCGGCGTTCGCCGATCGAGGCGCGCGCACGGCGTTTCTGGCCCGCATCGATCTCACGGTGCAGACGCTCACGGTGCTCGCCCAGCTGTTCATCACCGGGCGCATCATCAAGTGGCTGGGGGTCGCGGTGACGCTCTCCATCCTGCCGGTCATGAGCATCATCGGCTTCACCACGCTGGGCTTTATTCCGGCGGCGAGTGCCGTGAGCGCGTTCGTGATCTTCAACGTGCTGCGCCGCGCGGGGAACTACGGCTTCTGGAGCCCCGGGCGCGAGGTGCTGTTCACGGTGGTGTCACCCGAGGACAAGTACAAGGCGAAGAATTTCATCGACACCTTCGTCTACCGGAGCGGTGATCAGATCGGTGCCTGGAGCTACGCGCTGCTGTCGGCGCGCGGGCTGCCGGTGAGTGAGATCTCCCTGCTGGCCGCACCGATGAGTGCGGTGTGGCTGGTGCTCACGATGTGGCTGGGCTGGAAGCAGGGACGCATGCAGCGAGCAGACGAGGCGTCGCCGGCATAA
- a CDS encoding DMT family protein, whose product MSVIVRTILLLSASNVFMTFAWYAHLKNLSGKPWYIAAFASWGVALAEYLLQVPANRIGYTALSLGQLKILQEAIALSVFVPFAFFYMKQRLTLDYLWAGLCIVGACYFMFRGGASGH is encoded by the coding sequence ATGTCCGTCATCGTCCGCACCATCCTGCTATTGAGCGCGTCCAACGTCTTCATGACGTTCGCCTGGTACGCGCATCTCAAGAACCTGAGCGGCAAGCCGTGGTACATCGCGGCCTTCGCGAGCTGGGGCGTGGCCCTCGCCGAGTACCTGCTGCAGGTGCCGGCCAACCGGATCGGGTATACGGCGCTGTCGCTGGGGCAGCTCAAGATCCTGCAGGAGGCAATCGCGCTGAGCGTGTTCGTGCCGTTCGCCTTCTTCTATATGAAGCAGCGGCTGACGCTGGATTACCTGTGGGCCGGGCTGTGCATCGTGGGGGCGTGCTACTTCATGTTCCGGGGTGGGGCGTCGGGGCACTGA